One window from the genome of Paracoccus marcusii encodes:
- the purM gene encoding phosphoribosylformylglycinamidine cyclo-ligase — MTQNGISYRDAGVDIDAGNALVERIKPAAAATQRPGVMDALGGFGALFDLKAAGYDDPILVAATDGVGTKLRIGIDTGHLDGLGQDLVAMCVNDLVCQGAEPLFFLDYFATGKLSVDEGARVVEGIARGCKAAGCALIGGETAEMPGMYHDGDFDLAGFAVGAMNRGAALPAGVGQGDVLLGLASDGVHSNGYSLVRKVAERAGLAWSDAAPFADTTLGEALLTPTRLYVTPALAAIRAGGVHALAHITGGGLTENLPRVLPKDLGADIDLGSWPLPPVFAWLAQAGGIETSEMLKTFNSGIGMILVVAADRADALTDLLSQQGETVHRLGTVTAGAGVRYSGTLA; from the coding sequence ATGACACAGAACGGGATCAGCTATCGCGACGCAGGCGTCGACATCGACGCGGGGAACGCTCTGGTCGAACGGATCAAGCCCGCCGCCGCCGCCACGCAGCGGCCGGGCGTCATGGATGCGCTTGGCGGGTTCGGCGCGCTGTTCGACCTCAAGGCTGCGGGCTATGACGACCCGATCCTGGTCGCCGCCACCGATGGCGTGGGCACCAAGCTGCGCATCGGCATCGACACCGGACATCTGGACGGTCTGGGTCAGGATCTGGTCGCGATGTGCGTGAACGACCTCGTCTGCCAGGGCGCCGAGCCGCTGTTCTTCCTGGACTATTTCGCCACCGGCAAGCTGTCCGTAGACGAAGGCGCCCGCGTGGTCGAGGGGATTGCCCGCGGCTGCAAGGCCGCCGGTTGCGCCCTGATCGGCGGAGAGACCGCCGAGATGCCCGGCATGTATCACGACGGCGATTTCGACCTTGCGGGCTTTGCGGTGGGCGCGATGAACCGCGGCGCGGCGCTTCCCGCGGGCGTGGGGCAGGGGGACGTGCTGCTGGGCCTGGCCTCGGACGGCGTGCATTCCAACGGCTATTCGCTGGTCCGCAAGGTCGCGGAACGCGCCGGTCTGGCGTGGTCCGACGCCGCGCCCTTTGCCGACACCACCCTGGGAGAGGCGCTGCTGACGCCCACGCGGCTCTACGTCACGCCCGCCCTGGCAGCAATCCGCGCGGGCGGCGTGCACGCGCTGGCCCATATCACCGGCGGCGGCCTGACCGAGAACCTGCCCCGCGTCCTGCCCAAGGACCTGGGCGCGGACATCGACCTGGGCAGCTGGCCGCTGCCCCCCGTCTTCGCCTGGCTGGCCCAGGCCGGCGGAATTGAGACGTCCGAAATGCTCAAGACCTTCAACAGCGGCATCGGCATGATCCTGGTCGTGGCCGCCGACCGCGCCGATGCGCTGACCGACCTGCTGTCCCAGCAGGGAGAGACGGTGCATCGCCTTGGCACCGTCACGGCGGGCGCGGGCGTACGCTATTCCGGCACGCTTGCGTGA
- a CDS encoding thiamine phosphate synthase, translated as MTDAPQLYLMTPAGAQASSLAPMLAEVMDRVAPACLRIRGGAEEDELGRLADMAREIAHARDVAVVIDDHVKLVLRHGLDGVHLNDGAKAVRYARKELGDDAIVGAFCGTSRHEGMNAAEAGADYVAFGPVSDSALYRGDPVELELFQWWSEMIEVPVVAEGAITRELITQLTPITDFIALGPEIWTQEDPAATLALLWG; from the coding sequence ATGACCGACGCCCCTCAATTGTACCTGATGACCCCTGCCGGCGCCCAGGCATCCAGCCTGGCACCGATGTTGGCCGAGGTGATGGACCGCGTGGCCCCTGCCTGCCTGCGCATCCGCGGCGGCGCCGAGGAGGACGAGCTGGGCCGCCTGGCCGACATGGCACGCGAGATCGCCCATGCCCGCGACGTGGCCGTGGTGATCGACGATCACGTCAAGCTGGTCCTGCGCCACGGGCTGGACGGGGTGCACCTGAACGACGGGGCCAAGGCCGTGCGCTATGCCCGAAAGGAGCTGGGCGACGACGCGATCGTCGGCGCGTTCTGCGGCACGTCGCGCCACGAGGGCATGAACGCGGCCGAGGCGGGTGCGGATTACGTGGCTTTTGGTCCGGTCAGCGACAGCGCGCTCTATCGTGGCGATCCGGTCGAGCTGGAGCTGTTCCAGTGGTGGTCCGAGATGATCGAGGTGCCGGTCGTGGCCGAAGGCGCCATCACACGAGAGCTGATCACCCAGCTGACGCCGATCACCGACTTCATCGCCCTGGGCCCCGAGATCTGGACCCAGGAAGACCCGGCCGCGACACTGGCCCTGTTGTGGGGCTAA
- the preA gene encoding NAD-dependent dihydropyrimidine dehydrogenase subunit PreA: MADLRSNFIGIKSPNPFWLASAPPTDKEYNVRRAFQAGWGGVVWKTLGSEGPPVVNVNGPRYGVIHGADRRVLGINNIELITDRPLEVNLREIKSVKRDYPDRALIISLMVPCDEDSWKDILARIEDTGADGVELNFGCPHGMAERGMGSAVGQVPEYIEMVTRWVKKYSRMPCIVKLTPNITDVTKPAEAAKRGGADAVSLINTINSITSVDLDLFAPQPTIDGKGSHGGYCGPAVKPIALNMVAEIARNPATAGLPISGIGGVTTWRDAAEFMALGAGNVQVCTAAMTYGFKVVQEMITGLHDYLDSHEMGLSDLIGRAVPNVRDWQQLNLNYVTKAVIDQDACISCGRCYAACEDTSHQAIAMKPGRVFEVIEEECVACNLCVDVCPVEDCITMRELEIGEIDKRTGIPRGEYANWTSHPNNPMARAAE, translated from the coding sequence ATGGCAGACCTGCGCAGCAATTTCATCGGGATCAAGTCCCCGAACCCCTTCTGGCTGGCCTCGGCCCCGCCGACCGACAAGGAATACAACGTCCGCCGCGCCTTCCAGGCCGGTTGGGGCGGCGTGGTGTGGAAGACGCTCGGGTCCGAAGGCCCGCCCGTCGTCAATGTGAACGGCCCGCGCTATGGCGTGATCCATGGCGCCGACCGCCGCGTCCTGGGCATCAACAACATCGAGCTGATCACCGACCGCCCCCTAGAGGTGAACCTGCGCGAGATCAAGTCGGTCAAGCGCGACTATCCCGACCGGGCGCTGATCATCAGCCTGATGGTGCCCTGCGACGAGGATAGCTGGAAGGACATCCTGGCCCGGATCGAGGATACCGGCGCCGACGGGGTGGAACTGAACTTCGGCTGCCCCCACGGCATGGCCGAACGCGGCATGGGATCGGCCGTGGGCCAGGTGCCGGAATACATCGAGATGGTGACCCGGTGGGTCAAGAAATACAGCCGCATGCCCTGCATCGTGAAGCTGACCCCCAACATCACCGACGTGACCAAGCCCGCCGAGGCCGCCAAGCGCGGCGGTGCCGATGCGGTCAGCCTGATCAACACGATCAACTCGATCACCTCGGTCGATCTGGACCTCTTCGCGCCCCAGCCGACCATCGACGGCAAGGGCAGCCATGGCGGCTATTGCGGCCCGGCGGTCAAGCCCATCGCCCTGAACATGGTGGCCGAGATCGCCCGCAACCCCGCGACCGCAGGCCTGCCCATCAGCGGCATCGGCGGCGTCACCACCTGGCGCGACGCGGCCGAGTTCATGGCGCTTGGCGCGGGCAATGTGCAGGTCTGCACGGCGGCGATGACCTATGGCTTCAAGGTGGTCCAGGAGATGATCACCGGCCTGCACGATTATCTGGACAGCCATGAGATGGGCCTGTCCGACCTGATCGGCCGCGCGGTGCCCAACGTGCGCGACTGGCAGCAGCTGAATCTGAACTATGTCACCAAGGCGGTGATCGACCAGGATGCCTGTATCAGCTGCGGCCGCTGCTATGCCGCGTGCGAGGATACCAGCCACCAGGCCATTGCCATGAAGCCGGGCCGCGTCTTCGAGGTGATCGAGGAGGAATGCGTCGCCTGCAATCTGTGTGTCGATGTCTGCCCGGTCGAGGACTGCATCACCATGCGTGAGCTGGAGATCGGCGAGATCGACAAGCGCACCGGCATTCCGCGCGGCGAATACGCGAACTGGACCAGCCATCCGAACAACCCGATGGCCCGCGCCGCCGAGTGA
- a CDS encoding RNA methyltransferase: protein MQIERQPVIILVRPQMGENIGAAARAMLNFGLTDMRIVDPRDGWPNPKAVAMASGAAGRVLDTARVYPTLALAMEGIDYAYATTARGRELTKPVFTPATAMAQARAHDGRSAVIFGPERTGLENDDIARANAIVTVPVNPDFPSLNLAQAVLLMGYEFGRDILPPEPAPHLRRSEAEAPADRIEIERLGDHYDDQLTQAGFFFPETKAASMRLNMRNMWSRLTLTKGDVRILHGVLRQLTRR from the coding sequence ATGCAGATCGAACGCCAACCCGTCATCATCCTCGTGCGCCCGCAGATGGGCGAGAACATCGGCGCGGCCGCCCGCGCCATGCTGAATTTCGGCCTGACCGACATGCGCATCGTCGATCCGCGCGACGGCTGGCCCAACCCCAAGGCCGTCGCCATGGCCTCGGGGGCGGCGGGCCGCGTGCTGGACACGGCCCGCGTCTATCCCACGCTGGCCCTGGCGATGGAGGGCATCGACTATGCCTATGCCACCACGGCGCGCGGGCGCGAACTGACCAAGCCCGTCTTCACGCCCGCCACCGCGATGGCCCAGGCCCGCGCCCATGATGGCCGCTCCGCGGTCATCTTCGGCCCCGAACGTACGGGGCTGGAGAATGACGACATCGCGCGGGCCAACGCCATCGTGACGGTGCCGGTGAACCCCGATTTCCCGTCGCTGAACCTGGCCCAGGCCGTCCTGCTGATGGGATACGAATTCGGCCGCGACATCCTGCCGCCCGAACCCGCGCCCCATCTGCGCCGGTCCGAGGCCGAAGCCCCCGCCGACCGCATCGAGATCGAGCGGTTGGGCGACCATTACGACGACCAGCTGACCCAGGCCGGATTCTTCTTCCCGGAAACCAAGGCCGCGTCGATGCGTCTGAACATGCGCAACATGTGGTCGCGCCTGACCCTGACCAAGGGCGACGTGCGGATCCTGCACGGCGTCCTGCGTCAGTTGACCCGGCGCTGA
- a CDS encoding NAD(P)-dependent oxidoreductase encodes MSQARLSPGVVPGRLTPDQLAANFVDVAPPLDRHEAHVAADRCYFCHDAPCITACPTSIDIPLFIRQIATDTPDAAAMTIFHANILGGMCARVCPTEQLCEGACVRMEAEGKPVEIGALQRYATDGLMAQGSHPFKRAAPTGKRVAVVGAGPAGLACAHRLAAKGHDVVIFEARPKPGGLNEYGIASYKAVDGFAQAEVDWLMGIGGIELRHDQAIGRDITMAALQSEYDAVFLGMGLGGVNALRADGEDRTHVLDAVSFIRDLRQASDLGTLPVGRDVVVIGGGMTAVDAAVQARLLGAENVSIVYRRGQDRMGASRHEQDHATASGVRIICNAAPLAVHGNGAVTEVEFAYTRAEPDGLVLTEDRFRLKADQVFRAIGQRLEGAPEGLELAGGKILVTGPGRTTLDGVWAGGDCASGGDDLTVTAVAEGRDAAEDIDARLTGRPVEIPG; translated from the coding sequence ATGTCCCAAGCGAGATTAAGCCCCGGCGTGGTGCCGGGACGACTGACCCCCGACCAGCTGGCGGCGAACTTCGTCGATGTCGCCCCGCCGCTGGACCGCCACGAGGCGCATGTGGCCGCCGACCGGTGCTATTTCTGCCATGACGCGCCCTGCATCACGGCCTGCCCGACCAGCATCGACATCCCGCTGTTCATCCGCCAGATCGCGACCGACACGCCGGATGCGGCGGCGATGACGATCTTTCACGCCAACATCTTGGGCGGCATGTGCGCCCGTGTCTGCCCCACGGAACAGCTGTGCGAGGGTGCCTGCGTGCGCATGGAGGCCGAGGGCAAGCCGGTCGAGATCGGTGCGCTGCAGCGTTACGCGACCGACGGGCTGATGGCGCAAGGGTCGCACCCCTTCAAGCGCGCCGCCCCCACGGGCAAGCGCGTGGCCGTGGTCGGCGCGGGCCCTGCGGGTCTGGCCTGCGCGCATCGTCTGGCCGCCAAGGGCCATGATGTGGTGATCTTCGAGGCGCGGCCCAAGCCGGGGGGCCTGAACGAATACGGCATCGCCAGCTACAAGGCCGTGGACGGCTTCGCCCAGGCCGAGGTCGATTGGCTGATGGGCATCGGCGGGATCGAGCTGCGCCACGACCAGGCGATCGGCCGCGACATCACCATGGCTGCGCTGCAGTCCGAATACGATGCAGTGTTCCTGGGCATGGGCCTGGGCGGCGTGAACGCGCTGCGCGCAGACGGCGAGGACCGCACGCATGTGCTGGACGCCGTCAGCTTCATCCGCGACCTGCGCCAGGCCAGCGATCTGGGCACCCTGCCCGTCGGCCGCGACGTGGTGGTGATCGGCGGCGGCATGACCGCCGTGGATGCCGCCGTACAGGCCCGCCTGCTGGGCGCCGAGAACGTCAGCATCGTCTATCGCCGCGGTCAGGACCGCATGGGCGCCAGCCGCCATGAACAGGACCACGCGACCGCCAGCGGCGTGCGGATCATCTGCAATGCGGCGCCCCTGGCGGTCCATGGCAACGGCGCGGTGACCGAGGTCGAGTTCGCCTATACCCGCGCCGAGCCCGACGGGCTGGTCCTGACCGAGGACCGCTTCCGGCTGAAGGCCGACCAGGTCTTCCGCGCCATCGGCCAGCGCCTGGAGGGCGCGCCCGAGGGGCTGGAGCTGGCGGGCGGCAAGATCCTGGTGACCGGGCCGGGCCGCACGACGCTGGACGGGGTCTGGGCCGGGGGCGATTGCGCATCCGGCGGCGACGACCTGACCGTGACCGCGGTGGCCGAAGGCCGCGACGCGGCAGAAGACATCGACGCCCGGCTGACCGGACGTCCCGTCGAAATCCCCGGCTGA
- the purN gene encoding phosphoribosylglycinamide formyltransferase, with translation MKRVAILISGGGSNMIRLLQDMTGDHPARPVLVASNDPQAGGLARAAELGVPTASVDHRDFPHDRAGFEQALLQPLLAARPDIICLAGFMRILTPEFVQRFQGRMLNIHPSLLPKYPGLDTHARAIAAGDAEAGCTVHLVTPELDAGPALGQARVPILPGDDAATLAARVLVQEHRLYPAVLRRFASDDRTPLVL, from the coding sequence GTGAAACGGGTCGCGATCCTGATCTCGGGGGGCGGGTCGAACATGATCCGCCTGCTGCAGGACATGACCGGCGATCACCCGGCGCGCCCCGTACTGGTCGCGTCGAACGATCCGCAGGCGGGCGGGCTGGCCCGTGCCGCCGAACTGGGCGTGCCGACCGCGTCCGTCGATCACCGCGACTTTCCGCACGACCGGGCGGGGTTCGAACAGGCGCTGCTGCAGCCGCTGCTGGCGGCCCGGCCCGACATCATCTGCCTGGCCGGCTTCATGCGCATCCTGACGCCCGAATTCGTGCAGCGGTTTCAGGGGCGGATGCTGAACATCCATCCTTCTCTTTTGCCCAAGTACCCCGGTCTCGACACCCATGCCCGCGCCATCGCCGCCGGTGACGCCGAGGCCGGCTGCACCGTGCACCTGGTCACTCCGGAACTGGACGCAGGGCCGGCCTTGGGTCAGGCGCGCGTGCCGATCCTGCCCGGCGATGACGCCGCGACCCTGGCCGCGCGTGTGCTGGTGCAGGAACACCGCCTATACCCGGCGGTGCTGCGGCGGTTCGCGTCAGACGACCGGACGCCCCTGGTCCTTTAG
- a CDS encoding carboxypeptidase M32, translated as MTALTDLLAFQRQTEALSSVAERLGWDQETVMPRGAAEQRAEEMGAMEEVLHDRRTDPRIGEWLDAADPQTPADRRAVALIARDYARSSRIPARLASELARLTSLAQGIWAEARAKDAPADFLPTLDQVLMLKREEAACLADGGDLYDALLEDYEPGMTGARLATLFDAMRPRLVALRDDVLGADQPQALKGHFPQETQLRLARACATAFGYDWTRGRMDLAVHPFSSGRWQDSRITTRVVETDPFNCLYSTIHEVGHSSYELGIDPDYAFTPLGRGVSMGVHESQSRIYENQLGRGRAFTGWLFERMSEAFDGLNITDPDAFYATVNRVTPGYIRTESDEVQYNLHVMLRFDLERDLISGRLDTQDLEAAWNARFLKDFGVAVDRPANGVLQDVHWSVGLFGYFPTYALGNVYAGCLNQALRGAVPDLDASLAQGDATPATEWLRENVQRHGGLMTPTAVIESAAGQPIGPDPLLDYLEQKFGRIYGL; from the coding sequence ATGACCGCGCTGACCGACCTGCTGGCCTTCCAGCGCCAGACCGAAGCCCTGTCCTCCGTCGCCGAACGGTTGGGATGGGACCAGGAGACCGTGATGCCCCGCGGCGCCGCCGAACAGCGCGCCGAGGAGATGGGCGCGATGGAGGAGGTGCTGCATGACCGCCGCACCGATCCGCGCATCGGCGAATGGCTGGACGCGGCCGATCCGCAGACGCCTGCCGACCGCCGCGCCGTCGCCCTGATCGCGCGCGATTATGCCCGCAGCAGCCGCATTCCCGCGCGGCTGGCCTCCGAACTGGCGCGGCTGACCTCGCTGGCCCAGGGCATCTGGGCCGAGGCCCGCGCCAAGGACGCGCCCGCGGATTTCCTGCCGACCCTGGATCAGGTCCTGATGCTGAAGCGCGAGGAGGCCGCGTGCCTGGCCGATGGCGGCGATCTTTATGACGCGCTGCTGGAGGATTACGAACCCGGCATGACCGGGGCGCGCCTGGCGACGCTGTTCGACGCGATGCGCCCGCGCCTGGTCGCGCTGCGCGACGACGTCTTGGGTGCCGATCAGCCGCAGGCGCTGAAGGGCCATTTCCCGCAGGAAACCCAGCTGCGCCTGGCCCGCGCCTGCGCCACGGCCTTCGGTTATGACTGGACGCGGGGGCGGATGGATCTGGCCGTGCATCCCTTCAGCTCGGGGCGCTGGCAGGACAGCCGCATCACCACGCGGGTGGTCGAGACGGATCCGTTCAACTGTCTCTACTCCACCATCCACGAGGTCGGCCATTCCAGCTATGAGCTGGGCATCGATCCCGATTACGCCTTCACCCCCCTGGGGCGCGGCGTGTCTATGGGCGTCCACGAAAGCCAGAGCCGCATCTATGAGAACCAACTGGGCCGCGGCCGCGCCTTCACAGGCTGGCTGTTTGAACGCATGTCCGAGGCCTTCGACGGGCTGAACATCACCGATCCCGACGCCTTCTATGCGACGGTCAACCGCGTCACGCCGGGCTATATCCGCACCGAATCGGACGAGGTGCAGTACAACCTGCACGTCATGCTGCGCTTTGATCTTGAACGAGACCTGATCTCGGGGCGGCTGGATACGCAGGACCTGGAGGCGGCGTGGAACGCGCGCTTCCTCAAGGATTTCGGCGTCGCGGTCGATCGTCCCGCGAACGGCGTGCTGCAGGATGTCCATTGGTCGGTGGGCCTTTTCGGCTATTTCCCGACCTATGCCCTGGGCAATGTCTATGCAGGCTGCCTGAACCAGGCCTTGCGCGGCGCGGTGCCTGATCTGGACGCGTCCCTGGCCCAGGGCGACGCGACCCCCGCCACCGAATGGCTGCGCGAGAACGTTCAGCGCCACGGCGGCCTGATGACCCCGACCGCGGTGATCGAGAGCGCCGCGGGCCAGCCCATCGGACCCGACCCGCTTCTGGACTATCTGGAACAGAAGTTCGGCCGCATCTACGGTCTCTGA
- a CDS encoding AAA family ATPase has translation MSLVTRVMVLGGSGTGKSWLAMRLAALAGLPAYHMDQLSWMPGFVHRSTGELDALTREIHAQEHWIIEGGHYETMHERAARAHLLIWVDPSRPVQVARVAWRSLRYHNRTRPGMGEGCRETFGWHTLDAMAYARTSRQFHRDRATEVIAAAGPRLALAHIRSGWQARRFLRRCAPVPRTRGFLLRP, from the coding sequence ATGAGTTTGGTGACACGGGTGATGGTTCTGGGCGGGTCAGGGACGGGAAAGTCCTGGCTGGCGATGCGGCTGGCCGCGTTGGCCGGCCTGCCCGCGTACCACATGGATCAGCTGAGCTGGATGCCGGGCTTTGTCCATCGTAGCACCGGTGAGCTTGATGCCCTGACGCGTGAGATCCATGCACAGGAGCACTGGATCATCGAGGGCGGTCATTACGAGACGATGCATGAGCGCGCCGCCCGGGCCCATCTTCTGATCTGGGTCGATCCGTCCAGGCCGGTGCAGGTCGCCCGCGTCGCATGGCGGTCGCTGCGTTATCACAACCGCACGCGGCCGGGCATGGGAGAGGGGTGCCGCGAGACGTTCGGCTGGCACACGCTGGATGCCATGGCCTATGCCCGCACCTCGCGGCAGTTTCATCGCGACCGCGCGACCGAGGTCATCGCCGCCGCAGGACCCCGACTGGCGCTTGCGCATATCCGGTCAGGGTGGCAGGCGCGGCGGTTCCTGCGCCGCTGCGCGCCCGTGCCGCGCACGCGGGGTTTTCTGCTGCGACCGTAA
- the ctaA gene encoding heme A synthase, translated as MAKRPVFQEVSDPTAARPVQTTGMIDARPRGARRAIRAWLAVLFVLVLAMIVVGGATRLTGSGLSITEWKPVTGAIPPMNAADWQSEFDLYRQIPQYQELNRGMSLSEFQYIYWWEWGHRLLGRVVGLVWALGFVFFWATSRIPTGWTPRLLSLGALGGLQGAIGWWMVSSGLNEGMLRVASYRLATHLGIAFLILGLITWYVLQLSRSEAELMRARRAGEAKLFRMSTGLMHLTFVQILLGALVAGIDAGRTYTGWPTMGGEWIPAAIWDGTLGWRNFFENPALVQFIHRMTGYLLAIFAVVVWLRARRSPHPVTRGAFSVMIVAMAAQIGLGILNVIHASPLHLALTHQFGAVVLFAMILRARHHARYPFETSIRGAIR; from the coding sequence ATGGCCAAGCGACCTGTCTTCCAGGAAGTCTCGGACCCGACCGCAGCCCGACCCGTCCAGACCACCGGCATGATCGATGCCCGCCCCCGCGGCGCGCGGCGCGCGATCCGCGCCTGGCTTGCCGTGCTGTTCGTGCTGGTCCTGGCGATGATCGTCGTGGGCGGCGCCACGCGCCTGACCGGGTCGGGCCTGTCGATCACCGAATGGAAACCCGTGACCGGGGCCATCCCGCCCATGAACGCCGCCGACTGGCAGAGCGAATTCGACCTTTATCGCCAGATCCCGCAGTACCAGGAGCTGAACCGCGGCATGTCGCTGTCGGAGTTCCAGTACATCTACTGGTGGGAATGGGGGCACCGTCTGCTGGGCCGCGTGGTCGGTCTGGTCTGGGCCCTGGGCTTCGTCTTCTTCTGGGCCACGTCGCGCATTCCCACAGGCTGGACGCCCCGCCTGCTGTCCCTGGGGGCGCTTGGCGGCCTGCAGGGCGCGATCGGCTGGTGGATGGTCAGCTCGGGCCTGAACGAGGGGATGCTGCGTGTCGCGTCCTATCGCCTGGCCACGCATCTGGGCATCGCCTTCCTGATCCTGGGCCTAATCACCTGGTACGTCCTGCAATTGTCGCGCTCCGAGGCCGAGCTGATGCGCGCGCGCCGCGCCGGAGAGGCCAAGCTGTTCCGCATGTCCACGGGGCTGATGCACCTGACCTTCGTGCAGATCCTGCTGGGCGCGCTGGTCGCGGGCATCGACGCGGGCCGCACCTATACCGGCTGGCCCACCATGGGCGGCGAATGGATCCCGGCGGCGATCTGGGACGGCACCCTGGGCTGGCGGAACTTCTTCGAGAACCCGGCCCTGGTCCAGTTCATCCACCGCATGACCGGCTATCTGCTGGCGATCTTCGCCGTCGTCGTTTGGCTGCGGGCGCGCCGCTCGCCCCATCCGGTGACGCGCGGCGCCTTCAGCGTCATGATCGTGGCGATGGCCGCACAGATCGGGCTGGGCATCCTGAACGTGATCCACGCATCGCCCCTGCACCTGGCCCTGACGCACCAGTTCGGCGCCGTCGTGCTGTTCGCGATGATCCTGCGGGCGCGCCACCATGCGCGCTATCCCTTTGAAACCTCGATCCGGGGGGCGATCCGATGA
- a CDS encoding ATP-binding protein, translated as MTRSIRGRLLLLAAVWLTAALLGAFLLIAQLLEDFVTDRFDAETLAIADSLIGQLEVDDDRVELDDTPLDVRFTLPLSGWYWQVMAGDATVARSPSLLDGQLTGPAGDLTGATGRDADAAGLRILRRELTIPDSDALIAVTVTAPLAEIEGSLAQIVRPLAVALVVLGLGLAAASVIQVTLGLRSLDRLRADLARVRAGDSDRLARPDVSELRPLASEINAALDQNAALLTRSRQHLGNLAHSLKTPLAALSNELPPDHQGQALITRMDRLIGWHLRRARQAGPRLLGQRTPVAPVVDDILLVLRWPLADRGMTADVDCPPDAAFPGERQDLEEMIGNLSENAAKWGRTRLRITVRTPPDRLILRIEDDGPGLPPDQAPLALMRGARLDELGAPGAGLGLAIVADLAALHGGELRLERSDLGGLAAVLDLPA; from the coding sequence TCACCGACCGGTTCGACGCCGAGACGCTGGCCATCGCCGACAGCCTGATCGGCCAGCTGGAGGTCGACGACGACCGGGTCGAACTGGACGACACGCCGCTGGACGTGCGCTTCACCCTGCCGCTGTCGGGGTGGTACTGGCAGGTCATGGCGGGGGATGCGACGGTGGCGCGATCTCCGTCGCTGCTGGACGGGCAGTTGACCGGGCCCGCGGGCGATCTGACCGGCGCGACGGGCCGCGACGCCGATGCGGCGGGCCTGCGCATCCTGCGCCGAGAGCTGACCATTCCCGACAGCGACGCCCTGATCGCGGTCACCGTGACCGCCCCCCTGGCCGAGATCGAGGGCAGCCTGGCGCAGATCGTGCGCCCGTTGGCGGTCGCGCTGGTGGTGCTGGGGCTGGGTCTGGCCGCCGCCAGCGTGATCCAGGTGACGCTTGGCCTGCGCAGTCTGGACCGCCTGCGCGCCGATCTGGCCCGCGTGCGCGCGGGCGACAGCGACCGGCTGGCCCGCCCCGACGTGTCCGAACTGCGCCCCCTGGCGTCAGAGATCAACGCGGCGCTGGATCAGAACGCGGCCCTTCTGACCCGGTCGCGCCAGCATCTGGGGAACCTGGCCCATTCGCTGAAGACGCCGCTGGCGGCCCTGTCGAACGAGCTGCCGCCCGATCATCAGGGCCAGGCCCTGATCACGCGGATGGATCGCCTGATCGGCTGGCACCTGCGCCGCGCGCGTCAGGCCGGGCCGCGCCTGCTGGGGCAGCGGACCCCGGTCGCGCCGGTCGTCGACGACATCCTGCTGGTGCTGCGCTGGCCCTTGGCCGACCGCGGCATGACCGCCGATGTCGATTGCCCCCCGGACGCGGCCTTTCCCGGCGAACGCCAGGACCTGGAGGAGATGATCGGCAACCTGTCCGAGAATGCCGCCAAATGGGGGCGCACGCGCCTGCGCATCACCGTGCGCACCCCGCCGGACCGCCTGATCCTGCGGATCGAGGATGACGGTCCCGGCCTGCCCCCCGACCAGGCGCCCCTTGCCCTGATGCGCGGCGCGCGGCTGGACGAACTGGGCGCCCCCGGCGCGGGGCTGGGCCTGGCCATCGTGGCCGATCTGGCGGCGCTGCATGGCGGCGAATTGCGGCTGGAACGGTCCGATCTGGGCGGTCTGGCCGCCGTTCTGGATCTGCCTGCCTGA